AAATCACTAAACTGGAAACCGCTGTTTTCACCGGCAATCGCACTTTCCCGTGTCACCGTTGATCCGCCTGATTGCAAACCACGGCGGGAGAATGTGCGGCGTTGAAGATTAATCAGATTCCCAACAAGCTGAGCAAGGTCGGTGGCCTGCGCGTATTGAATCGTAAAGATTTCACTGGTTACATAAGGAGCTGATTTAATATCGAGCTGCCCCACCAGGGTTTCCATGCGCTTGATATCAGACGCTGTCCCATAGACAACCAGGGCGTTGTTCGAATGATCAGGAAGCACTTGGACGTATGGGCTGAACTGCAACTCCGGCATACCCGCATCCATCATGAGTGAATCCGGTGAAGCCTCGGGAGCTGAGGCATCAGCAATCGCAGTGATAGGTACAACATCCCCTTCAACTACCTCGGTCACGTTTTCAACAACGGCAGTGGGCTGCCCGACCTCGGCATCACCATCGGTTTCTTCAGGAGAACGAAAACCGCGACGGCTGAACTGACGTTGTTGATTACGAACGATTCCGTTCACAATGCCCCAAATAGACCAAAAGTTTCCGTCCTTAATCGTAATTACCTTACTGGTCGTAAATGGTGCAACTTCCTCGTCTAGATCAGCCACCAGTTTCTTCAGCAACTCATAGTTCTCCGCCCGCGTTACGATAACCAGTTTATTGGTCCGCGCATCAACCCAAATTGTGGCATCCCCCAACCAGGCATCATAAGACGAACGCTGAATCTGGCGAAGCGTATCCCGTATGCGGGAGGCAGTGCCAAATTGAACAGGGAAGGTGTAAATCTGATTCGTTTTCTCCGGCGGTTGATCGATTTTTGCAATGATATCTTCAATCGCCTGAAGGTTGCTCAAACGGTCAACAACCATGATGGAATTTGACCATTCGAAACGCTGAATGCTAGCAACATTACCCGGGGTAATCAAATTGCGGACCTGATTGTAGATCTCTCTCGGATCGACGTATTCCAGAGGAAATATCTTGGCAAAAATCTGCTCACTCTGCACTCCCTCCGGCAGCTCTTCCAACAGCTCAGGGCTCTGTCGGGCCGAGTTTTTAGAGCTAACCGCACGGATGAATTGATTGTCGATAGGCAGCAGAAGGACACCATTCATCGAAAGCAATGTCTCCAGCGCGAAAATCGCCTCGACACGTGGAAGTTCACCATTGCTGTTGAAACTGATTTTTTTCTTTGGCAGTCCATCGGCTGGAATGATCACACGACCGCTGTATTGCTGCAAAAGCTCAATGACTTGAATCAACTCGGTATTCCTCAAAACAACCGGGCCAACCATTGCATCGGGCTTCTTGTCTCCAAGTGGCTGGCACACAATCAACAAAGGTTGACTGGATTCATCCGTGGTCGTCTGACGATTCTTTCTATTTTTTGCCTTTGGTTCTTTCGCTTTCTTCGCAACCAGTTTCGACTCTGGTTCGGGTTTTGCTTCTCCGGCAACCGCAACCTCAGCGACTGGCTCATTTGTATTTTTCGAAGATTCGATCTCACCAGTCGATTCCTCTTTACTTGCAGTCGACTCACTTTCAGGAGCAATGCTCTCGGAAGTCACATTGGTGGTAGCCTCATCCTGCGCGGCAATTCCTTCGACTTTGGGTGCAGGATTGTCAGGTGACTCCGGCTCTGATTCCTGGGCGGTAAGCTGAATGGCTGCACCCAATAAACAGAGCAGCGAGAAAAGAGTTTTTAGGATATTGGCCATGGTTTCAGGTATTGTCGTTAGCACCAGCGATTTCAAAAGAACTGATATCCATGCGGACATTCAAGAGGCGCTGGTCGGCCTTATTGACCGATATAGTAAGTTCATCCAAAGCGATGTCGGGGTGGCGCTGCCGGAGCTCAGTCTCAAGTGCAAGCAGCTGGTCAAGCCGCATATTACGAAATGCGACACTCAAAGTGTTTCGGGTAAAGAGCTTTCCGGATTTCGTCTTTGGTGTAGAGAGCGTATGGTTGAGTTTATTCTCACGAGCCAATGAATCAATAAAGGCAACCAGCTCACCAGCATCGTAGGCTTCAGCGGAGTTCATACCCGCCAGGACCTGATCACGTTTCGCTTCAAATTGAGGAAGACTCTTAAGCCAAACTCGCTGCAGAGAAAGCTCTTTCTTTGCTCCGTTTAGATCCTTGTGAACCCGATCCCAGCGATTGAGCAATCCACTAGCCCAAATCATAAGACAAACGGTTATAAACGCAGCCAGCATAATGCGTTCGCGAAGTGACATTGCAGTTAGGAGGCGCTTCATGTTCCAGCCACCTCCGTTGCGGGCTCTGCTTCCTCAGGCTGCGGTGTAGGTTCGGCATTGATATCTCCAATAACTAACTCGATCCGAAAAGTGGCCCCATTCTTTCCGGTTTTGACTTCGACGAGTTTGACTTCAGAAAAGCGATTCGAGTTTTCTAGCGCAGTCACATAATCATTGACTGTCTTTACGTTATCGCCTTCGCCATTGAGATTCATTTGGTCTCCCGAGCCCATGTAAGCACTGGTCAAGGCAATCTCTTCGGGGCGAAATTCATTGACGGCCATCATCCAGTCAAACGGCAGGAGCTGCTTCTGAAGCGTCGCCTCAACCGCCTTTGTCATGATCTCCATTTCCTTGAGCTGCTCAACTGCAGTTTCCTGCGCTTCAGCCTGGCTCAAAGCTTCTTCTGCCTGTGAGGCACGCGAACCAAGAATCATTTCAAAAATTCCCATGATAGCAATTGCAGCGGCAAAAACACCACCTGCGATCACAAGACTCCGCCCATCACGACGGCTGCTCAGCTCTGCACTGAGAAATTCAGGGTCACGCAAATCGGCACCGATCAAAATACTTTCGGGCGACAGTTCGGTTTTCCGCCAAGCCTTCCAGCCTCCGTTCGCAGTGGTCTTTTGTTCCAATGAAAACGGCACCTTTTTGCGGGTCGGTTTACCGGCTAATTCAGCCCGGACAATGCCATCGAGAACTGTGTCCTCGGAATCTGGGTTTATACTTTTGAGTAGTTCGGCACGAACCGCTGCCAAGCCGGACCAGTCATCCAAATCAGAATGATGATAACGAGAAATAATACGGTTGGGTATTGACTCATTTGCCGAGAAATAAACCGCACTCAAAGACTCACTATCGAGAAAGAAAAGCCAGGTGGCGCCACCAAAGCTCAAACCATGCAACGCGGCGAATGACGGCAGAATCGAACCTCCACTCTTTGGCTCATCATCGCCCAGGACAAGATTCCGCGCACTTGCATAGGCCAGAGCCTTCGTGATTTTCCTGCCTTTACGCGCGGTTACAAACCCCCAGGCAATATGCTCCAATGGCAAAGGAGATTCCTCTTCGACCATACCGCTTACGAAGCCAGCCAGATCACGCGATTTCATTCCCTCCGGAATATCAATCGACTGACAGACAAAACGGGCAGCCGTAACCAATTCAACCGATGCTGCGGTTGGGGCAGTTGCCGAAGTCTGGTTCTGAGTCAAGGTGGGCACGCAATTACGGGATTAAAGCAGAGGGTTATTCTCCACAAGTTCAACGATAGCGAAAGGGTAAACTCCGCCTCGATGGGCTGTTTCTAGATCTAGCAAGGTTGACAGTAAAAAGCGGCTATTTCCAGCAGAAGTCGTAATTTTGACGCGAACGAACCGGAGTTGCTGATTCAGGTCCAAGGGCTCACCTTCTCCAGTGGTGGGCAGATTATCCGCTTCCAGATCCGGCCTGAAGACTCGGTCATCAGCCGTCCCGGCAACCATGTCAGCCCCATACAGGTAATCCTTGATTTCATCAGGAGGGAGGTCGATCTCCTCTTCCAGCACCGCCAGACTTAACTCGTTGGCTGCGTTGAGGTTAATGCCTCCTTCGCCGTGCAGAGTAACCGCTTTTTCAAAGGCAAAATAGTGCTCATTGGGACGTCCGGTTTCGTCAAAAAAGAGGTTTTCAAATCCATGAACAAGCCGCAGTTCCCGCAGGCTCTCCAAAGGGCGGTTGGCTGGACGAAAAGGTGGCTCCTTCTGTTGATAATACTCTGCTTCGGCACCGTTGATGCGCGGATCATTGTCTGGATCAATCCAATCGAGAAAGGACTGAGCAAGGATTTCTGCCTCTGTCATTTCAAATTCCATCGCCTCAAAAAGCAGCTTGAGCCGCTCTTCTCTGGCTTTGTTGATCGCGATTCGGCCGGATTCATCCTCGATGACAACGTCAATTTCAATCCCGGAAGGCAAACCCAGCTCAGCCATTTCCTCACTCAAAGTGACGTTGAGCTTCTTCTCCGAATCGGCCAGGCTTTGAAATGCTTCGGCTTCTGGCGAAGACTCCGGAGTGGCAAGCCCAAGATACTCAAGCGGACGATCCCATCCCTGAACCTTGCTGTAGAGTCCACCATCCAATTCCTTAATCTCTGCCAG
The Rubellicoccus peritrichatus DNA segment above includes these coding regions:
- a CDS encoding type II secretion system protein GspK, coding for MSLFTNIAFNAHARRPRRGVVLVVVLGMLVLMAWLTTEIIGRVQGEMQLRGLREEASELRPAAYQTLELTIAVLAEIKELDGGLYSKVQGWDRPLEYLGLATPESSPEAEAFQSLADSEKKLNVTLSEEMAELGLPSGIEIDVVIEDESGRIAINKAREERLKLLFEAMEFEMTEAEILAQSFLDWIDPDNDPRINGAEAEYYQQKEPPFRPANRPLESLRELRLVHGFENLFFDETGRPNEHYFAFEKAVTLHGEGGINLNAANELSLAVLEEEIDLPPDEIKDYLYGADMVAGTADDRVFRPDLEADNLPTTGEGEPLDLNQQLRFVRVKITTSAGNSRFLLSTLLDLETAHRGGVYPFAIVELVENNPLL
- a CDS encoding PilN domain-containing protein — its product is MPTLTQNQTSATAPTAASVELVTAARFVCQSIDIPEGMKSRDLAGFVSGMVEEESPLPLEHIAWGFVTARKGRKITKALAYASARNLVLGDDEPKSGGSILPSFAALHGLSFGGATWLFFLDSESLSAVYFSANESIPNRIISRYHHSDLDDWSGLAAVRAELLKSINPDSEDTVLDGIVRAELAGKPTRKKVPFSLEQKTTANGGWKAWRKTELSPESILIGADLRDPEFLSAELSSRRDGRSLVIAGGVFAAAIAIMGIFEMILGSRASQAEEALSQAEAQETAVEQLKEMEIMTKAVEATLQKQLLPFDWMMAVNEFRPEEIALTSAYMGSGDQMNLNGEGDNVKTVNDYVTALENSNRFSEVKLVEVKTGKNGATFRIELVIGDINAEPTPQPEEAEPATEVAGT